The following are encoded in a window of Streptomyces sp. Go-475 genomic DNA:
- a CDS encoding SAM-dependent methyltransferase, which produces MYGPGGFYRRAEGPAGHFRTSVHASPLFAGAVARLLCRVDEALGRPAALDFVDMAAGRGELAAGVLAALPAEVAGRTRAYAVEVAERPAGLDHRIEWLAAPPEGTTGLLFANEWLDNVPVEVAEVDAAGTARLVLVRTDGTERLGEPVGGAEARWLERWWPLPGAAGLRAEVGLPRDESWAAAVATLRRGLAVAVDYAHTADARPPFGTLTGFREGRETTPVPDGSCDITAHVALDACALPGGRVLRQREALHALGVTGARPPLTLASTDPAAYVRALAGAGEAAELTAAGGLGDFGWLVQPVGIENPL; this is translated from the coding sequence CTGTACGGGCCCGGCGGCTTCTACCGGCGGGCCGAGGGGCCGGCCGGGCACTTCCGCACGTCCGTGCACGCCTCGCCGCTGTTCGCCGGGGCCGTGGCGCGGCTGCTGTGCCGGGTCGACGAGGCGCTGGGACGACCCGCGGCGCTGGACTTCGTCGACATGGCGGCCGGACGGGGCGAACTGGCCGCCGGGGTGCTCGCCGCGCTGCCCGCCGAGGTGGCGGGCCGCACGCGCGCGTACGCCGTCGAAGTGGCCGAGCGGCCCGCCGGACTCGATCACCGGATCGAGTGGCTGGCCGCGCCCCCTGAGGGGACCACCGGACTGCTGTTCGCCAACGAGTGGCTGGACAACGTGCCCGTGGAGGTCGCGGAGGTGGACGCCGCGGGCACGGCCCGGCTGGTGCTGGTCCGCACGGACGGGACCGAACGGCTCGGGGAGCCGGTCGGCGGGGCGGAGGCCCGGTGGCTGGAGCGCTGGTGGCCGCTGCCCGGTGCGGCGGGGCTGCGGGCCGAGGTCGGGCTGCCCCGGGACGAGTCCTGGGCCGCGGCGGTCGCGACGCTGCGGCGGGGGCTCGCGGTCGCCGTGGACTACGCGCACACGGCGGACGCCCGGCCGCCGTTCGGGACGTTGACCGGTTTCCGGGAGGGCCGCGAGACCACGCCCGTGCCGGACGGCTCCTGCGACATCACCGCGCACGTCGCCCTGGACGCGTGCGCGCTCCCCGGGGGGCGCGTGCTCCGGCAGCGGGAGGCGCTGCACGCCCTGGGCGTGACCGGCGCGCGCCCCCCGCTCACGCTGGCGTCCACCGACCCCGCCGCCTACGTGCGCGCCCTCGCGGGCGCCGGGGAGGCGGCCGAGCTCACCGCGGCCGGCGGGCTGGGCGACTTCGGGTGGCTGGTGCAGCCGGTGGGGATCGAAAACCCGCTCTAG